One stretch of Nicotiana tabacum cultivar K326 chromosome 18, ASM71507v2, whole genome shotgun sequence DNA includes these proteins:
- the LOC107807902 gene encoding uncharacterized protein LOC107807902 gives MAKRIRAISAKVGHDPGERITVPFSLEAANRIKIKLGSSSYLKKQIIYMLLEQQRGSDQFANMWSYLVMILSWNEMHNINFCYEMFVRTRSPVLTDYRVAADAGHLYNALCKISKFAYPQFFKYLAPLVDLHVLNRSLFPTLFTAAAMLKLDEQGYNSVRNFLTAGNPNAHETALALVELHKSAMRENQRNVANRVQVEQLYLAGARPRCRKN, from the exons ATGGCCAAGAGGATTCGAGCAATTTCAGCTAAGGTTGGACATGATCCCGGTGAAAGGATTACAGTTCCATTCAGTCTTGAGGCTGCAAATCGTATCAAGATCAAGCTGGGTTCTTCCAGTTATCTTAAAAAGCAGATCATTTACatgcttcttgagcagcagaggggGTCTGATCAATTTGCCAATATGTGGAGCTATCTAGTAATGATCCTATCTTGGAACGAGATGCATAACATCAATTTCTGCTACGAAATGTTCGTTAGGACAAGGTCTCCTGTGCTGACAGATTATAGGGTGGCTGCTGACGCTGGGCATCTCTATAATGCTTTATGCAAGATATCTAAATTTGCTTATCCTCAGTTCTTTAAATATCTTGCTCCTTTAGTGGACTTGCATGTCCTGAATAGGAGCCTATTTCCTACTCTCTTTACTGCAGCTGCTATGCTTAAGCTTGATGAACAAGGGTACAATTCAGTTCGGAACTTTCTAACTGCTGGTAATCCTAATGCCCATGAGACTGCTCTAGCTTTAGTTGAGCTTCATAAGAGTGCTATGCGTGAAAACCAACGAAATGTGGCGAATAGGGTCCAAGTTGAACAGCTATATCTTGCTGGAGCCCGACCCAGA TGTCGTAAGAATTAG